The following are encoded in a window of Chloroflexia bacterium SDU3-3 genomic DNA:
- a CDS encoding transposase family protein: MLSNTLWCADEHHSRRKPTTTRSHHQRQCIIKARLGHLPDRPQATPHARDWPAHGTASALLEVRITMPHKRRKKQPLTDAQKADIQTLARRRVRIEHIINAINRCAIVNNDLRLRAGHIRDTMMEICCELHNIQISFVL; encoded by the coding sequence ATGCTTAGCAACACGCTCTGGTGTGCCGACGAGCACCACAGTCGGCGGAAGCCGACCACCACCCGCAGCCACCATCAGCGGCAATGCATCATCAAAGCGCGGCTGGGACATCTTCCAGACCGCCCGCAAGCAACACCGCATGCCCGTGATTGGCCCGCCCATGGAACTGCGAGTGCTTTGCTGGAGGTGAGGATCACCATGCCGCACAAAAGGCGCAAAAAACAGCCGCTCACTGATGCACAAAAGGCGGACATTCAAACCCTTGCGCGGCGGCGCGTGCGGATTGAGCATATCATCAACGCGATCAATCGTTGTGCTATCGTGAACAATGATCTTCGCCTTCGTGCCGGCCATATCCGTGACACTATGATGGAAATCTGCTGTGAACTCCATAATATTCAGATTTCTTTTGTTCTCTAA
- a CDS encoding GlsB/YeaQ/YmgE family stress response membrane protein, giving the protein MNFILWLLFGALVGWLASLVMRTDAQQGATLNIVVGIVGAFLGGLLFSFLPGSNVNLNDGNFSLWSLFVSFIGAVVLLGIVNLFNRGRVR; this is encoded by the coding sequence ATTAACTTCATCCTGTGGCTGCTGTTTGGCGCGCTGGTCGGCTGGCTGGCGAGCCTGGTGATGCGCACGGACGCCCAGCAGGGCGCGACCCTCAACATCGTGGTCGGCATCGTCGGCGCGTTCCTGGGCGGCCTCCTGTTCAGCTTCCTGCCCGGCTCGAACGTCAACCTGAACGATGGCAACTTCAGCCTGTGGTCGCTGTTTGTCTCGTTCATCGGCGCGGTCGTCCTGCTCGGCATTGTTAACCTCTTCAACCGTGGCCGCGTCCGCTAG